Part of the Dioscorea rotundata plastid, complete genome genome is shown below.
CAGTAAAAGCAAGACGTGTAGGCGGATCGACTCATCAAGTTCCTATTGAAATAGGATCTACACAAGGAAAAGCACTTGCCATTCGTTGGTTATTAGGGGCATCCCGAAAACGTCCGGGTCGAAATATGGCTTTCAAATTAAGTTCCGAATTAGTAGATGCTGCCAAAGGGAGTGGCGATGCCATACGTAAAAAGGAAGAGACTCATAGAATGGCAGAGGCAAATAGAGCTTTTGCACATTTTCGTTAATCCATGAACAGGATCTATATAGTCCATGGATCCATACATCTCGATCGGAAAAGAATCAATAGAAAAAGAAAGAATCGGAATTGATCAATATCTTTCTCGAAACAAACAAAAAGGAAAAGAAAGATGAAAATAAATCATGAATCAACTAAGCCCTCTCGGGGGCTTGCTTAAGAATAAGAAAGAGGAATCTTATGGAAATATCATAGAATAAGGTTTGATTCTATTTATTCATGGGTATTCCGTAAATATCCCATTCCAAAAATAGAAAGTTCGAAACAATTGGGACTTTTTCGGAGATTGGATGCAGTTACTAATTCATGATCTGGCATGTACAGAATGAAAACTTCATTCTCGATTCTACGAGAATTTTTATGAAAGCGTTCCATTTGCTTCTCTTCCATGGAAGTTTCATTTTCCCAGAATGTATCCTAATTTTTGGCCTAATTCTTCTTCTGATGATCGATTCAACCTCTGATCAAAAAGATAGACCTTGGTTCTATTTCATCTCTTCAACAACTTTAGTAATGAGCATAACGGCCCTATTGTTCCGATGGAGAGAAGAACCTATAATTAGCTTTTCGGGAAATTTCCAAACGAACAATTTCAACGAAATCTTTCAATTTCTTATTTTACTATGTTCAACTCTATGTATTCCTCTATCCGTAGAGTACATTGAATGTACAGAAATGGCTATAACAGAGTTTCTGTTATTCGTATTAACAGCTACTCTAGGAGGAATGTTTTTATGTGGTGCTAACGATTTAATAACTCTCTTTGTAGCTCCAGAATGTTTCAGTTTATGTTCCTACCTATTATCTGGATATACCAAGAGAGATGTACGGTCTAATGAGGCTACTATGAAATATTTACTCATGGGTGGGGCAAGCTCTTCTATTCTGGTTCATGGTTTCTCTTGGCTATATGGTTCATCTGGGGGGGAGATCGAGCTTCAAGAAATAGTGAATGGTCTTATCAATACACAAATGTATAACTCCCCAGGAATTTCAATTGCGCTTATATCCATCACTGTAGGAATTGGGTTCAAGCTTTCCCCAGCCCCTTTTCATCAATGGACTCCTGACGTATACGAAGGAGTGCGGTTCGTTCGACAAATTCCTACCTCTATATCTATCTCTGAGATGTTTGGATTTTTCAAAACTCCATAGACATGCAGAAGAGAAATACTATCCCCACTCGGACCAAGACATAACTTTTACCAAAAGTTTATTGTGATCTTTTTGTTCAAATAACAATTAAGGTGAAGCAGGGTCAGGAACAACGAATCTCTTTATGATAAACAGATCATTTTGCAAGTTCGTTATTACGGGTAGTTCCTACAAAGGATCGGACTAATGACGTATACAATACTTGAATTATCGATGTAGATGCTACATAGTTAGTTCTCATCCTTCAGAGACTACGAGTGGAATAGGAGCATCCGTTGACGTTGACAAAAGGATCACCCTAAGATGATCATCTCATGGCTATTGAGAACGAATCAAATCAGATGGTTCTATTTCTCAATCTTTCTGACTTGCTCCTACGGAACCAAGGTCGAAAAGATTGAAAAAGTCAGTCATTCACAACCACTGATGAAGGATTCCTCGAAAAGTTAAGGATTAGTAATCCTTTTTAGAAATCGAATGGATTCGGTCTTATACATACGCGAGGAAGGTAATCAAAAAAGAAAGAAGATGAGTTCTTCTTTCTTTTATCACTTAGGAGCCGTGCGAGATGAAAGTCTCATGCACGGTTTTGAATGAGAGAAAGAAGTGAGGAATCCTCTTTTCGACTCTGACTCTCCCACTCCAGTCGTTGCTTTTCTTTCTGTTACTTCGAAAGTAGCTGCTTCAGCTTCAGCCACGCGAATTTTCGATATTCCTTTTTATTTCTCATCAAATGAATGGCATCTTCTTCTGGAAATCCTAGCTATTCTTAGCATGATATTGGGGAATCTCATTGCTATTACTCAAACAAGCATGAAACGTATGCTTGCATATTCGTCCATCGGTCAAATTGGATATGTAATTATTGGAATAATTGTTGGAGACTCAAATGATGGATATGCAAGCATGATAACTTATATGCTGTTCTATATCTCCATGAATCTAGGAACTTTTGCTTGCATTGTATCATTTGGTCTACGTACCGGAACTGATAACATTCGAGATTATGCAGGATTATACACGAAAGATCCTTTTTTGGCCCTCTCTTCAGCCCTATGTCTCTTATCCCTAGGAGGTCTTCCTCCACTAGCAGGTTTTTTCGGAAAACTCCATCTATTCTGGTGTGGATGGCAGGCGGGCCTATATTTCTTGGTTTCAATAGGACTCCTTACGAGCGTTGTTTCTATCTACTATTATCTAAAAATAATCAAGTTATTAATGACTGGGCGAAACCAAGAAATAACCCCTCACGTGCGAAATTATAGAAGATCTCCTTTAAGATCAAACAATTCCATCGAATTGAGTATGACTGTATGTGTGATAGCATCTACTATACCGGGAATATCAATGAACCCAATTCTTGCAATTGCTCAGGATACCCTCTTTTAGCTTCTAGGTCTATTTCTTAGTTCAAGATCCCTCTTTCTTACTAACTGGAATAAAAGAATTAATAGATCTGTTCCGCCCAAAATGGGAAGGGGCTGGGGTTATGAACTTATAATCATGGAATCGACTCGATCATCAGATTATAAGTTCATTCCATACCGGACCAGACCGGAATAGGGTTATGTATATTCTTATTATGAGAAGGGGTCATTCGAGCGTATGTAAATAGATACTATGTTTACATATGGATCCCTACGTCGTTACATTCTATTTAGGATTAGGAATAGGCGTAATCAGACCCGCTTTTGCCATATCTATCGTTATTTGGGTACCATATTCATTTGGGCTTCTATTGAATCGAGAAATAGGTTTGATTGTACATCTTTTTGATATATATAAGGTATCCTCCGGATAATGCAAATCGAAGCAATTTGATGTCTGACTCGGGCCTATATGACCGATCGATAGAAATACTCCACCTTTGTCATATATGACACTAGATAGATATCATATTCATGGAATACAATTCACTTTCAAGATGCCTTGATGGTGAAATGGTAGACACGCGAGACTCAAAATCTCGTGCTAAAGAGCGTGGAGGTTCGAATCCTCTTCAAGGCATAATATTGAGAATGCTCATTGAATGAGCAATTCAATAACAGATTTCCGATCTAATCAATATTGATATACCGAGTATCTTATCTGTTGATACGAAGTATTCCGGCGATCCCCACGATCCGAGTCCGGGCTGTTGGAATTGGAATAGGTTTGGCAGCGGATCACGAAATCTTGGCGATCTTCTCTATCTAATGAATGAGGAGTCCGTTTTAGGGATTGGCAACTTACCCATTCAGTGACTTTGGCACTGGACGTTCCAAAAATGGGTACTATCGGGTCGGGTGAATTAGAGAATAGACAGACATCTGTTGGCATTCCAGCCCCCCTTCTCCTTTCAGGGCCTATCCGAAAGAGAATCCAGTACCTCTTGGTCGTGAATATCTGAATAGGACGAACTGGCCTCCGCGGATATCTTTGCTTCGGAACAAAACAATTAGAATTAGGCTCGGTCAACTGGAATGTGTATTATCCATATGGGGGATCTTCCAATTGAGAAGATCCATCGACCTGAGACGAAAAGAAAGGTCTATCTATTTTCTTTAGTTATTCAGTTAAACCAATGATTCGTTATTGGAGCAGATAGCAACAACCATTTTATCGGACATGTATGTGTATTTTTGATTTTCCGATGGATTTACATGGTTTCATTAATGAAAATTGTTTGATGTAGTGAGTAAGAGGCCCTGGTTGTTCGCCGTTCAAGAATTCTTGTTTAGGCAGTTCATATCATCCATACATAGTGTTTTGATCTAAGATTTCAATTCTTCCATGTTTCAGCAGTAGCATATTGTTCCATGGAGCTAAGGTCCAAAATATGGAATAAACAAGTGTTTCCACGACTCTACCACCCGGCCAATTCTGTTCCACTTAACCCCCTTTTCTTAGCCACATATCTTTACGGCTAAGGAATGGGAAATCTTTCTCCTGTTACATGAATCAAATGTTTCATTTCATCCGGGAAAAGCCATCTCTTTCTCAACAATGTCTTTGTCATTTGATCCAATAGCGTTCCGTTAGATAGGAACAGATTTGATAAATACTGATAACTCTCGGATAGAGTATTAGAACGGAAAGATCCATTAGATAATGAACTAT
Proteins encoded:
- the rps7 gene encoding ribosomal protein S7; this encodes MSRRGTAEEKTAKSDPIYRNRLVNMLVNRILKHGKKSLAYQIIYRTVKKIQQKTETNPLSVLRQAIRGVTPDIAVKARRVGGSTHQVPIEIGSTQGKALAIRWLLGASRKRPGRNMAFKLSSELVDAAKGSGDAIRKKEETHRMAEANRAFAHFR
- the ndhB gene encoding NADH dehydrogenase subunit 2 — encoded protein: MIWHVQNENFILDSTRIFMKAFHLLLFHGSFIFPECILIFGLILLLMIDSTSDQKDRPWFYFISSTTLVMSITALLFRWREEPIISFSGNFQTNNFNEIFQFLILLCSTLCIPLSVEYIECTEMAITEFLLFVLTATLGGMFLCGANDLITLFVAPECFSLCSYLLSGYTKRDVRSNEATMKYLLMGGASSSILVHGFSWLYGSSGGEIELQEIVNGLINTQMYNSPGISIALISITVGIGFKLSPAPFHQWTPDVYEGSPTPVVAFLSVTSKVAASASATRIFDIPFYFSSNEWHLLLEILAILSMILGNLIAITQTSMKRMLAYSSIGQIGYVIIGIIVGDSNDGYASMITYMLFYISMNLGTFACIVSFGLRTGTDNIRDYAGLYTKDPFLALSSALCLLSLGGLPPLAGFFGKLHLFWCGWQAGLYFLVSIGLLTSVVSIYYYLKIIKLLMTGRNQEITPHVRNYRRSPLRSNNSIELSMTVCVIASTIPGISMNPILAIAQDTLF